The Oryzias latipes chromosome 1, ASM223467v1 genome contains a region encoding:
- the haspin gene encoding serine/threonine-protein kinase haspin: MKPVKSIFLKTYGKQMRKVSAWISPKDRKRAFDSTESDDDSVFESANPRRTRGKHKRVFRQEVRPAKKKAMQHLIESSYDEDSLMNENFNQPRGRKASVFSRTCGLAGHPVKRRANLRSKETSSSEENLPVGPCTLNKNKKLKRNNRLVSAPVLTKRKRHKITFTSDSEEENTAPKPKTKSVEAATDSNVHPLSAGRFVTRRRCAGLTRLTKATASGHSSSDDFTSERVFRPTRGRKAPVAFGLCSSESSMNDVGMSNCTANPLQEISLNASVERSLGPHLRKPIFCSTPSAGFFRKQGPSEAFPTCDQGSSPPSMSVSCIGASHEDLSFRQRVLPAQPGSVCGLHSEDRQQSKRDLDHIEEQSADLFVEPKESSCSEAKSVCGASRDVNLISVDSDGSSHFVSAAGGLEWLIEALKEECLSRRWTVQLDRLGLVLVSQLGDTTYSSCLERSSFVSSPQTASLRHLVGNDRTLNLASSASDLHETKASPSVDQEKSSDARATEKQSDDSIHPSDFSCNVIVSPHSPAEAKVAQGESLSKKRLVSLQKEQLKDITQPKDAALASAMLPSQDTNQPTDVKRAREVTAALSRADTTNGLKASAETPDSEKSASPLKKECLANRPVVPVKRIRLSELKETLQIKDAARESSDLSESDADRQAKTVLLLDGDENKSTSKANVRRRKVASGEKDSCRGATKHKQKPAGDKKKKSTTADTFNSTRKVCVSGMSVSRWKNKGGNFRSWAEQTGSSKIVDCSISELISAPWKQPQELVTNPENIFTPLKANLPPLLANLTPSTHTWSRIKAALSVHRKGMVQLTPTTLRLSETPRRNALANVSQDLFATPLRTPLPKHLQSQLLTQHSLVVCEEPDLSDAEKVYAECGQEHPLPWEECILPLRSKGCVKIGEGTFGEVFSTTNAAGETVALKIIPIEGSKKVNGEDQKTFGEILHEVIISKELSSLKEKQHNQTNGFIGLNDLHCVQGCYPSDFLKAWDAYDRRKGSENDRPDFFSKEQLFIILEFEFGGVDLENSNGTLASLGVAKSILHQVTAALAVAEQELHFEHRDLHWGNVLVKTTRKRKGSFLLNGETHHVETNGVLVRIIDYSLSRLEIDELTVSCDISNDEELFMGQGDYQFEIYRLMRQENGNDWSSYHPHSNVLWLHYLCSKLLSMKYRGSGRKGAKDTREALSRFHDNILQYNSATEALRNCAMFQ, from the exons ATGAAGCCGGTAAAGTCGATATTTCTGAAGACGTATGGCAAACAGATGCGGAAGGTTTCCGCTTGGATTTCCCCTAAAGATCGCAAGCGAGCCTTCGACAGCACCGAATCTGATGATGATTCCGTATTTGAATCTGCAAATCCCAGAAGGACGAG AGGAAAGCACAAACGGGTCTTCAGACAAGAAGTCCGTCCAGCCAAGAAAAAGGCCATGCAGCACCTGATCGAGTCGAGTTATGATGAAGACAGTTTAATGAATGAGAACTTCAACCAACCCAG AGGCCGAAAAGCCAGTGTTTTCAGCAGAACCTGTGGTTTAGCGGGTCATCCAGTGAAGAGAAGGGCCAATCTGCGTTCAAAAGAAACAAGCAGCAGTGAGGAAAACTTACCTGTGGGGCCATGTAccctaaacaaaaacaaaaaacttaaaag GAATAACCGGCTTGTGTCCGCCCCAGTTTTAACAAAGCGGAAACGCCATAAAATTACGTTTACGAGTGACAGTGAGGAGGAAAACACTGCGCCAAAACCCAAGACAAAATCAGTTGAAGCAGCTACAGACTCCAA TGTTCACCCTCTGTCTGCTGGTCGCTTTGTAACTCGCCGCAGATGTGCAGGTCTGACCAGGCTCACCAAAGCTACAGCCAGTGGCCATAGCTCATCAGATGACTTTACGTCTGAACGAGTATTCCGGCCCACCAGGGGAAGAAAAGCCCCTGTGGCATTTGGACTTTGCAGTTCAGAAAGTTCAATGAATGACGTTGGGATGTCAAACTGCACTGCCAATCCCCTTCAGGAGATTTCACTCAACGCGTCTGTGGAGCGCAGCCTTGGGCCTCACCTCAGAAAGCCCATCTTCTGCTCCACGCCCTCTGCAGGTTTCTTCAGAAAACAAGGACCATCTGAAGCCTTCCCCACCTGTGATCAGGGCAGCTCTCCTCCGTCCATGTCGGTCAGCTGCATCGGCGCTTCACATGAAGACCTCTCTTTTCGTCAGCGTGTCCTTCCAGCGCAGCCTGGATCTGTCTGTGGATTGCATTCTGAAGACAGGCAGCAGAGCAAGCGAGATCTGGATCACATTGAAGAACAGTCTGCTGATTTGTTTGTGGAGCCCAAGGAGAGCAGCTGCAGTGAAGCCAAGAGTGTATGTGGAGCATCGCGGGACGTGAACCTGATCTCTGTAGACAGTGACGGCAGCAGTCATTTTGTGTCTGCAGCAGGAGGTTTGGAATGGTTGATCGAAGCTCTGAAGGAAGAATGTTTGAGCCGGCGCTGGACGGTTCAGTTGGACAGGTTAGGTTTGGTCCTTGTGTCTCAACTTGGAGACACAACATACTCCTCCTGTTTGGAGCGTTCAAGCTTTGTCAGTAGCCCGCAGACGGCTTCCCTGCGTCATCTGGTGGGAAATGACAGAACTTTAAACTTGGCTTCTTCGGCCTCTGACCTTCATGAGACAAAGGCTTCACCCTCTGTTGACCAGGAGAAATCATCTGATGCAAGAGCAACCGAGAAGCAGTCAGATGACTCAATTCACCCGTCTGACTTCAGCTGCAATGTGATCGTGAGTCCACATTCTCCTGCAGAGGCAAAAGTAGCACAAGGGGAGAGCCTTTCTAAGAAACGGCTTGTTAGTTTACAAAAAGAGCAACTCAAAGACATTACGCAACCTAAGGATGCAGCTTTGGCTTCTGCGATGTTGCCAAGTCAAGATACCAATCAGCCAACTGACGTTAAACGCGCTAGAGAAGTTACTGCTGCTCTTTCTAGGGCAGACACCACCAACGGGCTAAAAGCTTCAGCAGAGACGCCCGACTCTGAAAAATCAGCATCACCACTGAAGAAAGAATGTCTGGCCAACAGGCCTGTTGTACCGGTTAAGAGGATACGTCTGTCTGAACTGAAGGAAACGCTGCAGATCAAAGATGCTGCACGGGAGTCCTCCGATCTGTCGGAGTCAGACGCTGATCGGCAGGCAAAGACTGTCCTTCTATTGGATGGTGACGAAAACAAATCCACCTCGAAAGCCAACGTTCGACGCAGGAAGGTGGCCTCTGGGGAGAAGGACTCGTGCAGAGGTGCCACAAAGCATAAACAAAAGCCTGCAGGggacaagaaaaagaagagcaCCACCGCAGACACGTTTAACAGCACCAGGAAGGTGTGTGTCAGTGGAATGAGTGTTAGTCGCTGGAAAAACAAGGGCGGGAATTTCAGGAGCTGGGCGGAGCAAACAGGAAGCTCAAAGATTGTGGACTGTAGCATCAGTGAGCTGATCTCTGCACCGTGGAAACAACCACAG GAGCTGGTGACAAATCCAGAGAACATTTTCACCCCGCTGAAGGCAAATCTGCCCCCTCTGCTGGCTAACTTAACACCCAGCACACACACCTGGAGCCGCATCAAAGCCGCCCTCTCCGTCCACCGCAAGGGAATGG tTCAGCTCACCCCCACGACTCTCCGGCTGTCGGAGACTCCAAGAAGGAACGCTTTGGCAAATGTGAGTCAGGATCTCTTCGCTACTCCTCTACGTACGCCCCTCCCCAAACACCTGCAGTCCCAGCTGCTGACCCAGCACTCCCTG GTTGTGTGTGAAGAGCCAGACTTGTCAGACGCGGAAAAGGTGTATGCTGAGTGTGGCCAGGAGCACCCTCTGCCCTGGGAAGAGTGCATTCTCCCTCTTCGCAGCAAAGGCTGTGTGAAGATCGGGGAGGGGACCTTTGGGGAGGTCTTCTCCACCACCAACGCTGCGGGAGAGACCGTGGCACTCAAA ATCATTCCAATAGAGGGCAGCAAGAAGGTGAACGGAGAGGATCAGAAGACCTTTGGGGAGATTCTCCATGAGGTTATTATATCCAA GGAGCTCAGCAGCTTGAAAGAGAAACAGCACAACCAGACTAATGGTTTTATTGGACTCAATGA TCTCCACTGCGTTCAGGGGTGCTACCCGTCAGATTTCTTGAAGGCGTGGGATGCTTATGACCGGCGGAAAGGCTCTGAAAATGACAGGCCAG ATTTCTTTTCAAAAGAGCAGTTGTTCATCATCCTGGAGTTTGAGTTTGGAGGTGTGGACTTGGAGAACAGCAACGGAACG cTGGCGTCTTTGGGGGTGGCGAAAAGCATTCTTCATCAGGTGACGGCTGCATTGGCGGTTGCTGAGCAGGAGCTACACTTTGAACACAG GGACCTCCACTGGGGTAACGTTCTGGTCAAAACAACCAGGAAACGAAAGGGCAGCTTCCTCCTCAATGGAGAGACCCACCACGTGGAGACCAACGGCGTGCTGGTCCGCATCATCGACTATTCTCTCTCCAGGCTGGAAATTG ATGAGCTGACAGTGTCCTGTGACATCTCAAACGACGAGGAGCTCTTCATGGGTCAGGGAGACTATCAGTTTGAAATCTACAGGCTGATGAGACAAGAGAACGG GAACGACTGGAGCAGCTACCACCCTCACAGTAATGTGCTCTGGCTGCATTACCTGTGCTCCAAGCTGCTGTCCATGAAGTACCGCGGTTCAGGACGCAAGGGGGCCAAGGACACGCGAGAGGCGCTCAGccgtttccatgacaacatCCTCCAGTACAACTCGGCCACAGAGGCGCTGAGAAATTGCGCCATGTTTCAATAA